From the genome of Streptomyces sp. NBC_01116, one region includes:
- a CDS encoding FGGY family carbohydrate kinase, whose product MGIVAGLDSSSAFTHIVVCDTDSGAVLREGYAAHPVEAKATEVDPQAWLLSLGEAASGGLLEGVQAIGVSAQQHGLVPLDQQGNLVRPALLGNDRRAQVAAADLVDALGGREAWAQAVGAVPRAAQSVAKLRWLARTEPENAQRVAAVLQPHDWLVWQLLGRPARRTTDRGAASGTGYWSAGSASYRPDLVELALGHSAGLPEVLGPADSAGMTPEGLLISAGTGETMAAAFGLGVAVGDAVVSLGASGSVMAVHHEALADPSGMITSFADATGMHLPVVHLSNAVRALRGTAEMLDVEGLEELSALALKSTPGASGLVLLPYLEGERTPQLPHTAGTLSGLRRESMKPEHLARAAFEGMLCSLADALDVLRGRGVEVRRVFLLGAAAELPAVQAIAPAVFGTQVVVPQPAQYAAIGAARQAAWALGVSQGSLDPRTPPAWQGAAAQVLEPGDDLAVGGAVRQQYAATRDQIHPGAFGGAHPE is encoded by the coding sequence ATGGGCATAGTCGCGGGGTTGGACAGTTCTTCCGCCTTCACTCACATCGTCGTCTGTGACACGGACTCGGGCGCCGTACTCCGGGAGGGGTACGCCGCCCATCCGGTCGAGGCCAAGGCCACCGAGGTCGATCCGCAGGCCTGGCTGCTCTCGCTCGGCGAGGCGGCCTCCGGCGGGCTGCTCGAAGGCGTGCAGGCCATCGGGGTCTCCGCGCAGCAGCACGGGCTCGTCCCGCTGGACCAGCAGGGCAATCTCGTGCGCCCGGCCCTGCTCGGCAACGACCGGCGGGCGCAGGTCGCCGCGGCCGATCTCGTCGACGCGCTGGGCGGGCGGGAGGCCTGGGCGCAAGCCGTCGGGGCCGTGCCGAGGGCCGCGCAGTCGGTGGCGAAGCTGCGCTGGCTGGCGCGGACCGAGCCGGAGAACGCCCAGCGGGTGGCCGCCGTGCTCCAGCCGCACGACTGGCTCGTGTGGCAGCTGCTGGGCCGGCCCGCCCGGCGGACCACGGACCGGGGCGCGGCCTCGGGTACCGGCTACTGGTCGGCCGGGTCCGCCTCCTACCGGCCCGATCTGGTGGAGCTGGCCCTCGGCCACTCGGCCGGGCTGCCCGAGGTGCTCGGCCCCGCCGACTCCGCCGGGATGACGCCGGAAGGGCTGCTGATCTCCGCGGGCACCGGCGAGACGATGGCCGCGGCCTTCGGGCTCGGGGTCGCGGTGGGCGACGCGGTGGTGTCGCTGGGGGCCTCCGGGTCCGTGATGGCGGTGCACCACGAGGCGCTCGCCGACCCCAGCGGGATGATCACCTCGTTCGCCGACGCCACCGGGATGCACCTGCCGGTGGTGCACCTCTCCAATGCCGTGCGCGCGCTGCGCGGGACCGCCGAGATGCTGGACGTGGAGGGGCTGGAGGAGCTGTCCGCGTTGGCGCTGAAGTCGACGCCGGGCGCCTCCGGGCTGGTGCTGCTGCCGTATCTGGAGGGCGAGCGCACCCCGCAGCTCCCGCACACCGCGGGCACGCTGAGCGGGCTGCGGCGCGAGTCGATGAAGCCGGAGCATCTGGCGCGGGCCGCGTTCGAGGGGATGCTGTGCTCGCTGGCCGACGCCCTCGACGTACTGCGGGGGCGGGGGGTGGAGGTGCGGCGCGTCTTCCTGCTCGGCGCCGCCGCCGAACTGCCCGCCGTGCAGGCCATCGCTCCAGCGGTGTTCGGCACCCAGGTCGTGGTGCCGCAGCCCGCCCAGTACGCGGCGATCGGCGCGGCCCGGCAGGCGGCGTGGGCGCTCGGGGTCTCCCAGGGCTCCCTCGACCCACGCACTCCCCCGGCCTGGCAGGGCGCGGCGGCCCAGGTGCTGGAGCCCGGCGACGATCTGGCGGTCGGCGGCGCGGTGCGTCAGCAGTACGCGGCGACCCGGGACCAGATCCACCCCGGAGCCTTCGGCGGCGCACACCCGGAGTAG
- a CDS encoding ABC transporter ATP-binding protein — protein MLIKLLRAHLGPYKKPIMLLVFLQLLQTCATLYLPSLNADIIDNGVVSGDTGYILEFGGLMIAVSVVQVLCNVGAVYYGARTASALGRDVRAAVFDRVQSFSARELGRFGAPSLITRTTNDVQQIQMLVLMAFTLMVSAPIMCVGGIIMALGQDVPLSAVLLAVVPVLGVSVGLIVKRMRPLFRTMQERLDGVNRVLREQITGNRVIRAFVRDGYEEERFRGANTELTDVSVATGRLMALMFPTVMTVVNLSSVAVVWFGAHRIDSGGMQIGALTAFLAYLMQIVMAVMMATFMFMMVPRAEVCAERVEEVLGTESSVVPPVAPVTELRRHGHLEVRGAEFRYPGAEEPVLRAVELVARPGETTAVIGSTGSGKSTLLGLVPRLFDVTDGEVLVDGEDVRTLDPVLLAKTVSLVPQKPYLFSGTVATNLRYGNPDATDEELWHALEVAQAKEFVEALEHGLDAPIAQGGTNVSGGQRQRLAIARTLVQRPEIYLFDDSFSALDYATDAALRAALGRETAGATVVIVAQRVSTIRDADRILVLDEGRVVGTGTHHELMDGNETYREIVLSQLTEAEAA, from the coding sequence GTGCTCATAAAACTCCTGCGGGCCCACCTGGGCCCGTACAAGAAACCCATCATGCTGCTGGTGTTCCTCCAGCTGCTCCAGACCTGCGCCACGCTGTACCTGCCCAGCCTGAACGCCGACATCATCGACAACGGTGTCGTCTCGGGCGATACCGGCTACATCCTGGAGTTCGGCGGTCTCATGATCGCCGTCAGCGTCGTTCAGGTGCTCTGCAACGTGGGGGCCGTGTACTACGGGGCCAGGACCGCCTCCGCCCTCGGGCGCGATGTGCGGGCCGCCGTCTTCGACCGGGTGCAGTCCTTCTCCGCGCGTGAGCTGGGGCGTTTCGGGGCTCCCTCGCTGATCACCCGGACCACCAACGACGTCCAGCAGATCCAGATGCTGGTGCTGATGGCGTTCACGCTGATGGTGTCGGCCCCGATCATGTGCGTCGGCGGCATCATCATGGCGCTCGGCCAGGACGTGCCGCTCTCCGCGGTGCTGCTGGCGGTCGTGCCGGTGCTCGGCGTCTCGGTCGGTCTGATCGTGAAGAGGATGCGGCCGCTGTTCCGCACCATGCAGGAGCGGCTGGACGGGGTGAACCGGGTGCTGCGCGAGCAGATCACCGGCAACCGGGTCATCCGCGCCTTCGTCCGGGACGGGTACGAGGAGGAGCGGTTCCGGGGGGCGAACACCGAGCTGACCGATGTGTCGGTGGCGACCGGGCGGCTGATGGCGCTGATGTTCCCGACCGTGATGACGGTGGTCAATCTGTCGTCGGTCGCGGTGGTGTGGTTCGGCGCGCACCGGATCGACAGCGGGGGGATGCAGATCGGCGCGCTGACCGCGTTCCTCGCCTATCTGATGCAGATCGTGATGGCCGTGATGATGGCCACCTTCATGTTCATGATGGTGCCGCGCGCCGAGGTGTGCGCCGAGCGCGTCGAGGAGGTCCTCGGGACCGAGTCGAGCGTCGTGCCGCCCGTCGCGCCGGTGACGGAGCTGCGGCGGCACGGGCATCTGGAGGTGCGGGGCGCGGAGTTCCGCTATCCGGGCGCGGAGGAGCCGGTGCTGCGGGCCGTGGAGCTGGTGGCCCGGCCCGGGGAGACGACCGCGGTCATCGGGTCGACGGGCAGCGGGAAGTCCACGCTGCTCGGGCTCGTACCCCGGCTGTTCGATGTGACGGACGGCGAGGTGCTGGTCGACGGCGAGGACGTGCGGACGCTGGATCCGGTGCTGCTGGCGAAGACGGTGTCCCTGGTGCCGCAGAAGCCGTACCTCTTCTCGGGGACGGTGGCGACGAACCTGCGGTACGGGAATCCGGACGCCACCGACGAGGAGCTGTGGCACGCGCTGGAGGTGGCTCAGGCCAAGGAGTTCGTCGAGGCGCTGGAGCACGGGCTCGACGCGCCGATCGCGCAGGGCGGCACCAATGTGTCCGGCGGTCAGCGACAGCGGCTCGCCATCGCCCGGACGCTGGTGCAGCGCCCGGAGATCTATCTGTTCGACGACTCGTTCTCCGCGCTGGACTACGCGACCGACGCCGCGCTGCGGGCGGCGCTGGGCCGGGAGACGGCCGGGGCGACCGTGGTGATCGTGGCGCAGCGGGTGTCCACCATCCGTGACGCGGACCGGATCCTGGTGCTGGACGAGGGCCGGGTCGTGGGCACGGGCACCCATCACGAGCTGATGGACGGCAATGAAACCTACCGGGAGATCGTGCTCTCCCAGCTGACGGAAGCGGAGGCCGCGTAA
- a CDS encoding ABC transporter ATP-binding protein: MAGPGGRMMAGGAPTDRSMDFKGSSKRLLRRFGREKTSLWLMLAAVTVSVALSVAGPKILGRATDLIFGGVVGRGMPEGTTKAQAIEALREDGRGSMADMLSGVDFTPGEGIDFGAVGNVLLVALVIYVGAGLLMLVATRVSIRIINRIVFQLREDLQTKLARLPLSYFDRAKRGEVLSRATNDIDNISQTLQQTMGQLINSLLTIVGVLIMMFWISPLLALVALVTIPLSVVVATRVGKRSQPQFVQQWRVTGKLNAHIEEMYTGHTLVKVFGRQEESARDFAEQNDALYEAGFKAQFASGIMQPLMFFISNINYVLVAVVGGLRVASGALSIGDVQAFIQYSRQFSMPLTQVASMANLVQSGIASAERVFELLDAEEQDADPEHGERPERLEGRVSLEKVAFRYDPEKPLIEDLSLRVEPGQTVAIVGPTGAGKTTLVNLLMRFYEVTGGRIALDGVDVAKMSRDELRSSIGMVLQDTWLFGGTIAENIAYGASREVTREEIEEAARAAHADRFVRTLPDGYDSVIDDDGSGVSAGEKQLITIARAFLSDPVILVLDEATSSVDTRTEVLIQKAMARLAHGRTSFVIAHRLSTIRDADVILVMENGSIVEQGTHEELLAAGGAYARLYAAQFAEALAEVD, encoded by the coding sequence ATGGCCGGTCCGGGCGGACGGATGATGGCCGGGGGCGCGCCCACCGACCGGTCGATGGACTTCAAGGGGTCGAGCAAGCGGCTGCTGAGGCGGTTCGGCCGGGAGAAGACCTCGTTGTGGCTGATGCTGGCCGCCGTGACGGTGAGCGTCGCGCTCTCGGTGGCCGGGCCGAAGATCCTCGGCAGGGCGACCGACCTGATCTTCGGCGGTGTCGTCGGGCGCGGGATGCCCGAGGGCACGACGAAGGCGCAGGCGATCGAGGCACTGCGTGAGGACGGCCGCGGTTCCATGGCCGACATGCTCTCGGGGGTGGACTTCACCCCGGGCGAGGGCATCGACTTCGGCGCGGTGGGGAACGTCCTGCTGGTGGCGCTGGTGATCTACGTCGGTGCCGGGCTGCTGATGCTGGTGGCGACGCGGGTGTCGATCCGGATCATCAACCGGATCGTGTTCCAGTTGCGCGAGGACCTCCAGACGAAGCTGGCGCGGCTGCCGCTGTCGTACTTCGACCGGGCCAAACGCGGTGAGGTGCTGAGCCGGGCGACGAACGACATCGACAACATCTCGCAGACCCTCCAGCAGACGATGGGGCAGCTCATCAACTCCCTGCTGACGATCGTCGGCGTGCTGATCATGATGTTCTGGATCTCGCCGCTGCTGGCGCTGGTCGCGCTGGTGACGATCCCGTTGTCGGTGGTCGTGGCGACGCGGGTCGGCAAGCGGTCGCAGCCGCAGTTCGTGCAGCAGTGGCGGGTGACGGGGAAGCTCAACGCCCACATCGAGGAGATGTACACCGGGCACACCCTGGTGAAGGTCTTCGGCCGGCAGGAGGAGTCCGCGCGGGACTTCGCCGAGCAGAACGACGCGCTGTACGAGGCGGGGTTCAAGGCCCAGTTCGCCAGCGGGATCATGCAGCCGCTGATGTTCTTCATCTCGAACATCAACTACGTGCTGGTCGCGGTGGTCGGCGGGCTCCGGGTCGCCTCGGGCGCGCTGTCGATCGGTGACGTGCAGGCGTTCATCCAGTATTCGCGGCAGTTCTCGATGCCGCTGACGCAGGTCGCCTCGATGGCCAACCTGGTGCAGTCCGGCATCGCTTCGGCGGAGCGGGTCTTCGAGCTGCTGGACGCCGAGGAGCAGGACGCGGACCCGGAGCACGGCGAGCGCCCGGAGCGGCTGGAGGGCCGGGTCTCCCTGGAGAAGGTGGCCTTCCGCTACGACCCGGAGAAGCCGCTGATCGAGGATCTGTCACTGCGTGTGGAGCCCGGGCAGACCGTCGCGATCGTCGGTCCGACCGGCGCCGGCAAGACGACGCTGGTCAACCTGCTGATGCGGTTCTACGAGGTGACCGGCGGGCGGATCGCGCTCGACGGGGTCGACGTGGCGAAGATGTCGCGGGACGAGCTGCGGTCCTCCATCGGCATGGTGCTCCAGGACACGTGGCTGTTCGGCGGGACGATCGCGGAGAACATCGCGTACGGCGCTTCGCGCGAGGTCACCCGGGAGGAGATCGAGGAGGCGGCCCGGGCGGCGCACGCGGACCGGTTCGTCCGGACGCTGCCCGACGGGTACGACTCGGTGATCGACGACGACGGCTCCGGGGTCAGCGCGGGCGAGAAGCAGCTGATCACCATCGCGCGGGCGTTCCTGTCCGACCCGGTGATCCTGGTGCTCGACGAGGCGACCAGCTCGGTGGACACCCGGACCGAGGTGCTGATCCAGAAGGCGATGGCGCGCCTGGCCCACGGGCGTACGTCGTTCGTGATCGCGCACCGGCTCTCCACGATCCGGGACGCGGACGTGATCCTGGTGATGGAGAACGGCTCGATCGTCGAACAGGGCACGCACGAGGAGCTGCTGGCCGCCGGGGGCGCCTATGCCCGGCTGTACGCCGCCCAGTTCGCCGAGGCGCTGGCCGAGGTGGACTAG
- a CDS encoding RNA polymerase sigma factor produces the protein MQTRTVTTTTEPIPAQNRYLHHPEATAGPPGRAPEAVMVEATHLPDPPEPRNRADSGGPTSDLFRQYLREIGRIPLLTAAEEVELARRVEAGLFAEERLAGTPDLDSRLAGDLDRLVVMGRTAKRRLIEANLRLVVSVAKRYVGRGLTMLDLVQEGNLGLIRAVEKFDYARGYKFSTYATWWIRQAMSRALADQARTIRVPVHVVELINRVVRVQRRLLQERGVEPTAEDIARELDLTPERVTEVLRLAQEPVSLHAPVGEEDDVSFGDLIEDGDAASPVESAAFLLLREHLEAVLSTLGERERKVVQLRYGLEDGRPRTLEEIGRIFGVTRERIRQIESKTLKRLRDHAFADQLRGYLD, from the coding sequence GTGCAGACCCGGACCGTGACGACCACGACCGAGCCCATCCCGGCGCAGAACAGGTACCTGCACCACCCGGAGGCCACCGCCGGCCCGCCCGGACGCGCACCCGAGGCAGTCATGGTCGAAGCGACGCACCTCCCCGACCCCCCGGAGCCGCGGAACCGGGCGGACTCCGGCGGCCCCACCTCCGACCTGTTCCGGCAGTATCTGCGCGAGATCGGCCGCATACCGCTGCTCACCGCCGCCGAGGAGGTCGAACTCGCCCGCCGCGTCGAGGCCGGGCTCTTCGCCGAGGAACGCCTCGCGGGCACCCCCGACCTCGACTCCCGTCTCGCCGGGGACCTGGACCGGCTGGTGGTGATGGGCCGCACGGCCAAACGCCGCCTCATCGAGGCCAACCTCCGCCTCGTCGTCTCCGTCGCCAAACGCTACGTCGGCCGCGGGCTGACCATGCTCGACCTGGTCCAGGAGGGGAACCTCGGACTGATCCGGGCCGTGGAGAAGTTCGACTACGCCCGGGGCTACAAGTTCTCCACGTACGCGACCTGGTGGATCCGCCAGGCCATGTCCCGCGCGCTGGCCGACCAGGCCCGCACCATCCGCGTCCCGGTCCATGTCGTGGAACTGATCAACCGCGTGGTGCGGGTCCAGCGCCGCCTCCTCCAGGAACGCGGCGTCGAGCCGACCGCCGAGGACATCGCCCGCGAGCTCGACCTGACGCCCGAGCGGGTCACCGAAGTCCTCCGCCTGGCCCAGGAGCCCGTCTCCCTCCACGCCCCCGTCGGCGAGGAGGACGACGTCTCCTTCGGCGACCTCATCGAGGACGGCGACGCCGCCTCGCCCGTCGAGTCCGCCGCCTTCCTCCTGCTGCGCGAACACCTGGAGGCGGTGCTCTCCACCCTCGGCGAGCGCGAACGCAAGGTCGTGCAACTGCGGTACGGACTGGAGGACGGGCGGCCCCGCACCCTGGAGGAGATCGGCCGGATCTTCGGCGTGACACGCGAACGTATCCGCCAGATCGAGTCCAAGACCCTCAAGCGGCTGCGGGACCACGCCTTCGCCGACCAACTCCGCGGCTACCTCGACTGA
- the dnaG gene encoding DNA primase encodes MAGRINDDDVKAVRDAVPIDSVVSEYLQLRNAGGGNLKGLCPFHDEKSPSFQVSPGKGLFHCFGCQEGGDTIAFVMKIDHLSFSETVERLAAKAGITLRYEEGGYNPSHQRGERIRLIEAHQAAADFYVRALESPEAEIGRKFLAERGFDQDAAAHFRVGYSPAGWDHLTRYLRGKGFSDKELITSGLSQDGRRGPIDRFRGRLMWPISDTAGEIVGFGARKLRDDDNGPKYLNTPETPVYKKSQVLYGIDLAKKDIAKASRAVVVEGYTDVMACHLAGVTTAIATCGTAFGNDHIKILRRLLMDNGSARVIFTFDGDSAGQKAALRAFEDDQKFAAETYIAIAPDGMDPCDLRLAKGDDSVRDLVEPRTPLFEFALRQIVGRYDLETPAGRAAALDEAAAVVAKIKTSSVQREVAVQLAGLVGILDQEFVVHRVAQLARWARDKGGDHGERGGRRGGPQGPRGGAPQQSAPAPGFSGPALNLRSPAHRTERELLKLALQKPALVSPAFDAYGVDEFTAPPYAAVRQCIAEAGGAEQGLADDREYLVAVMDAAPDNTVRSLVTELAVEVFIGKTIDETYAGMQLVHVRLRAVDRRIDDVQSSLARLGSNVAPQDLAAAQNEVWVLQQYAQSLRAHGAAAL; translated from the coding sequence GTGGCTGGCAGGATCAACGACGACGACGTGAAGGCGGTACGGGACGCTGTCCCGATCGACTCCGTCGTGTCCGAATACCTCCAGCTGCGCAACGCGGGCGGCGGAAACCTCAAGGGCCTCTGCCCCTTCCACGACGAGAAGTCCCCCTCCTTCCAGGTCAGCCCCGGCAAGGGCCTGTTCCACTGCTTCGGCTGCCAGGAGGGCGGCGACACGATCGCCTTCGTGATGAAGATCGACCACCTCTCCTTCTCGGAGACGGTCGAGCGCCTCGCCGCCAAGGCGGGCATCACCCTCCGCTACGAGGAGGGCGGCTACAACCCCTCCCACCAGCGCGGCGAACGCATCCGCCTGATCGAGGCCCACCAGGCCGCCGCCGATTTCTACGTCCGCGCACTGGAGAGCCCCGAGGCCGAGATCGGCCGGAAGTTCCTCGCCGAGCGCGGCTTCGACCAGGACGCCGCCGCCCACTTCCGCGTCGGCTACAGCCCGGCCGGCTGGGACCACCTCACCCGCTATCTGCGCGGCAAGGGCTTCAGCGACAAGGAGCTGATCACCTCCGGCCTCTCCCAGGACGGCCGCCGCGGCCCCATCGACCGCTTCCGCGGCCGGCTGATGTGGCCCATCAGCGACACCGCCGGGGAGATCGTCGGCTTCGGCGCCCGCAAGCTGCGCGACGACGACAACGGCCCGAAGTACCTCAACACCCCCGAGACCCCGGTCTACAAGAAGTCCCAGGTGCTGTACGGCATCGACCTGGCCAAGAAGGACATCGCCAAGGCCAGCCGCGCCGTCGTCGTCGAGGGCTACACCGACGTCATGGCCTGCCACCTCGCCGGGGTCACCACCGCCATCGCCACCTGCGGCACCGCCTTCGGCAACGACCACATCAAGATCCTGCGCCGCCTCCTCATGGACAACGGCAGCGCCCGCGTCATCTTCACCTTCGACGGCGACTCGGCCGGGCAGAAGGCCGCCCTGCGCGCCTTCGAGGACGACCAGAAGTTCGCCGCCGAGACCTACATCGCCATCGCCCCGGACGGCATGGACCCCTGCGACCTGCGGCTCGCCAAGGGCGACGACTCCGTACGCGACCTGGTCGAGCCGCGCACCCCGCTCTTCGAGTTCGCCCTGCGCCAGATCGTCGGCCGGTACGACCTGGAGACCCCGGCGGGCCGCGCCGCCGCCCTCGACGAGGCCGCCGCCGTCGTCGCCAAGATCAAGACGAGCAGCGTGCAGCGCGAGGTCGCCGTCCAGCTCGCCGGCCTCGTCGGCATCCTCGACCAGGAGTTCGTCGTCCACCGCGTCGCCCAGCTCGCCCGCTGGGCCCGCGACAAGGGCGGCGACCACGGGGAGCGCGGCGGCCGGCGCGGCGGCCCCCAGGGCCCGCGGGGCGGCGCCCCGCAGCAGTCCGCCCCCGCCCCCGGCTTCTCCGGACCCGCGCTCAACCTCCGCAGCCCCGCCCACCGCACCGAGCGCGAACTGCTCAAGCTCGCCCTCCAGAAGCCCGCCCTGGTCTCCCCGGCCTTCGACGCGTACGGCGTGGACGAGTTCACCGCCCCGCCCTACGCCGCCGTGCGCCAGTGCATCGCGGAGGCGGGCGGCGCCGAACAGGGCCTCGCCGACGACCGCGAGTATCTGGTCGCCGTCATGGACGCCGCCCCCGACAACACCGTGCGCAGCCTCGTCACCGAGCTGGCCGTCGAGGTCTTCATCGGCAAGACCATCGACGAGACGTACGCCGGCATGCAGCTCGTCCACGTCCGGCTGCGTGCCGTGGACCGCCGCATCGACGACGTCCAGAGCAGCCTCGCCCGCCTCGGCAGCAACGTGGCGCCCCAGGACCTGGCCGCCGCGCAGAACGAGGTCTGGGTGCTCCAGCAGTACGCCCAGTCCCTGCGCGCCCACGGCGCCGCCGCGCTCTGA
- a CDS encoding NAD(P)/FAD-dependent oxidoreductase, which produces MVDAHQTFVIVGAGLAGAKAAETLRAEGFTGRVILIGDERDHPYERPPLSKGYLDGKAERDSVFTHERAWYAGADIELHLGQPVTALDRYAKTVQLGDNTVIHYDKLLLATGSEPRRLDVPGTDLAGVHHLRRLAHADRLRNVLAALGRDNGHLVIAGAGWIGLEVAAAARGYGAEVTVVEAEPTPLHQVIGPELGQIFTELHSAHGVRFHFGARLTEITGQDGMVFAARTDDGEEHPAHDVLAAIGAAPRSALAEAAGLEMADRAHGGGIAVDASLRTSDPHIYAAGDVAAAAHPLLGARLRVEHWANALNGGPAAARAMLGQDVSYDRVPYFFSDQYDLGLEYSGWAPPGSYDEVIIRGDAGKREFIAFWLKDRRVLAGMNVNVWDVTETIQELIRERRQHDPEALGDPSVPLASLL; this is translated from the coding sequence GTGGTCGACGCACACCAGACGTTCGTCATCGTCGGAGCAGGACTCGCAGGGGCGAAGGCGGCCGAGACGCTGCGCGCCGAAGGGTTCACCGGCCGGGTGATCCTCATCGGCGACGAGCGCGACCACCCCTACGAACGGCCGCCGCTCTCCAAGGGCTACCTGGACGGCAAGGCCGAACGCGACAGCGTCTTCACCCATGAACGCGCCTGGTACGCGGGCGCCGACATCGAACTGCACCTCGGCCAGCCGGTCACCGCGCTCGACCGGTACGCGAAGACCGTGCAGCTCGGCGACAACACCGTCATCCACTACGACAAGCTGCTGCTGGCCACCGGCTCCGAGCCGCGCCGCCTGGACGTCCCCGGCACCGACCTGGCCGGCGTCCACCACCTGCGCCGCCTCGCCCACGCCGACCGGCTGCGCAACGTGCTCGCCGCCCTCGGCCGCGACAACGGCCACCTGGTGATCGCCGGAGCCGGCTGGATCGGCCTGGAGGTCGCCGCCGCCGCCCGCGGCTACGGGGCCGAGGTCACCGTCGTCGAGGCCGAGCCCACCCCGCTGCACCAGGTCATCGGCCCCGAGCTGGGCCAGATCTTCACCGAACTGCACAGCGCGCACGGCGTCCGCTTCCACTTCGGCGCCCGCCTCACCGAGATCACCGGCCAGGACGGCATGGTGTTCGCCGCCCGCACCGACGACGGCGAGGAGCACCCCGCCCACGACGTGCTCGCCGCGATCGGCGCCGCCCCGCGCTCCGCGCTCGCCGAGGCCGCGGGCCTGGAGATGGCCGACCGCGCCCACGGCGGCGGCATCGCCGTGGACGCCTCCCTGCGCACGTCCGACCCGCACATCTACGCCGCCGGGGACGTCGCGGCCGCCGCCCACCCGCTGCTCGGCGCCCGGCTCCGCGTCGAGCACTGGGCGAACGCCCTGAACGGCGGACCGGCCGCCGCCCGCGCCATGCTCGGCCAGGACGTGAGCTACGACCGCGTCCCGTACTTCTTCTCCGACCAGTACGACCTGGGCCTCGAATACTCCGGCTGGGCCCCGCCCGGCTCCTACGACGAGGTGATCATCCGGGGCGACGCCGGGAAGCGGGAGTTCATCGCGTTCTGGCTGAAGGACCGCCGCGTCCTGGCCGGGATGAACGTCAACGTGTGGGATGTCACCGAAACGATCCAGGAGCTGATCCGGGAGCGCCGGCAGCACGACCCGGAAGCCCTCGGGGACCCGTCGGTCCCGCTGGCCTCCCTGCTCTGA
- a CDS encoding deoxyguanosinetriphosphate triphosphohydrolase: MDGTQGAHGADPAHGEHGARSGRGASPYGPADTERFDTEEDKRPGRTAFQRDRARVLHSAALRRLAGKTQVVTPGTRSLVWDASPRTRLTHSLECAQVGRELGAVLGCDPDLVETACLAHDMGHPPFGHNGEQALNDFASDCGGFEGNAQSLRLLTRLEPKRFVRDPRTGDLVSVGLNLTRAALDAATKYPWPRGAHPTDPHSAKFGVYADDVPVFAWAREGAPEGRTCFEAQVMDWSDDVAYSVHDFEDGLHAGHIDPNCLYAEPERQEIWAVAIGRYVPAGTDPQELSEALDRLIDQDWWPHGYDGSAVAQARLKDATSQLIGRFCTEAETATRAVYGPGRLGRYGAELVVPRAVRHECAVLKAVADRYVMQRAEQEAIRAEQRVVIAELAAALTARAPEGLEPHFRALFDQAPDDHARKRVLVDQIAALTDASARSLHAALTAPRG, translated from the coding sequence ATGGACGGCACACAGGGCGCACACGGGGCAGATCCGGCACACGGCGAACACGGCGCACGGAGCGGACGAGGGGCGAGCCCCTACGGGCCCGCCGACACCGAGCGCTTCGACACCGAGGAGGACAAGCGCCCCGGCCGCACCGCCTTCCAGCGCGACCGCGCCCGGGTCCTGCACTCCGCCGCCCTGCGCCGGCTCGCCGGGAAGACCCAGGTCGTGACGCCCGGCACCCGCTCCCTCGTCTGGGACGCCAGCCCCCGCACCCGGCTCACCCACTCCCTGGAGTGCGCCCAGGTCGGCCGCGAGCTGGGCGCGGTCCTCGGCTGCGACCCCGACCTGGTGGAGACGGCGTGCCTGGCCCACGACATGGGCCACCCGCCGTTCGGCCACAACGGCGAACAGGCCCTCAACGACTTCGCCTCCGACTGCGGCGGCTTCGAGGGCAACGCCCAGTCGCTGCGCCTGCTGACCCGCCTGGAACCCAAGCGCTTCGTCCGCGACCCGCGCACCGGCGACCTGGTCAGCGTCGGCCTCAACCTCACCCGGGCCGCCCTCGACGCCGCCACCAAGTACCCCTGGCCGCGCGGCGCGCACCCCACCGACCCGCACTCCGCCAAGTTCGGCGTGTACGCCGACGACGTCCCGGTCTTCGCCTGGGCCCGCGAGGGCGCCCCCGAGGGCCGTACCTGCTTCGAGGCCCAGGTCATGGACTGGTCCGACGACGTGGCGTACAGCGTCCACGACTTCGAGGACGGCCTGCACGCCGGGCACATCGACCCCAACTGCCTCTACGCCGAGCCGGAGCGCCAGGAGATCTGGGCGGTCGCCATCGGCCGCTACGTCCCCGCCGGCACCGACCCGCAGGAGCTGTCGGAGGCCCTGGACCGGCTCATCGACCAGGACTGGTGGCCGCACGGCTACGACGGCTCCGCCGTGGCCCAGGCCCGGCTGAAGGACGCCACCAGCCAGCTCATCGGCCGCTTCTGCACGGAGGCCGAGACCGCCACCCGTGCCGTGTACGGCCCCGGCCGCCTCGGCCGTTACGGCGCCGAGCTGGTCGTCCCGCGCGCGGTGCGCCACGAGTGCGCGGTGCTCAAGGCGGTCGCCGACCGCTACGTCATGCAGCGCGCCGAGCAGGAGGCCATCCGCGCCGAGCAGCGCGTCGTGATCGCCGAGCTGGCCGCCGCCCTCACCGCCCGCGCCCCCGAGGGCCTGGAGCCGCACTTCCGCGCCCTGTTCGACCAGGCGCCCGACGACCACGCCCGCAAGCGGGTCCTCGTCGACCAGATCGCGGCGCTCACGGACGCCTCCGCACGATCCCTGCACGCCGCGCTCACCGCTCCTCGCGGGTGA